The Nicotiana sylvestris chromosome 6, ASM39365v2, whole genome shotgun sequence genomic sequence TCAAATAAAAGTTAACATAGCTTGAACGGGGCATTtgtatctatacccgctttttgtgtcacgttttaacttgtgttcgctttgcaaaaaaaattgcaagcgtacccgctttttcgcataacttcagcatacggggctgaagtagcaaaggcaatcacgcaaaacttcagcattataGTAGatgggcctgaagtagcaagtgtgttgaaccaagtgtgttgaagtttttgtttttgtaactagcgaacttgagctgaagtttttgttttgtaactcgcgaacttcagagtttttgtttttgtaactggcgagcttcaactctagagctgaagtttttgttttgtaactggcgaacttcagctctagagctgaagtatttgttttgtaactggcgaacttcagcgctgaagtttttgttttgtaattttGGTCTTTGGCCAATATTCATCTTCTAGAATGATGAAATTTTACCGAAAGATGGTTCCAGTTTAGTGTTATATATAATTCCACACGCAACAGTTTCAAGCGTTCTAAGGTCCAGGTCGAGTTTTGTTTTAGACGTGAACTTTATATGTATGTTGAAAGCCTCGTTTCGCCATATTCACTGGTGGAAATTTAAAGAACTGAGGATCAATGAGTGAAGGATCACTTTGCAATAGTCAAATTCACTACATTAAAACAATTCAAAGAATCGCAAATCCATAGTGTTGGTAAAACTTGGACTCCTCTATTCCAACAGTCTTTACTGGACTTTCTTTTTAGTTTCTATTGTCAATTTCTGCAGAGTTATTTGATTCTATTCCTAGTTAATAGGATGAATGGTTATCATTTGAAAACGAACAGTGAATAAACCATTTAAAGTTGTTAAATAAGAGATGTGAAATCTCCATTGGAATCTCTCCTACTAAGTTATAATGGGAATgggaaagaagaaattgccattaAAAGTACGGaatttaaaaagaagaaaaaaacgaaggaggagaaaaggagctgaaattatttaaaaagtgggtacaagttaaaagttttaaaaaagtaggtataggttaaatggaaGCGACCAAATAGAACGCCCTGTGCAATTTCCTCTGCATGGACTAACTAACCAAATATAACGAATACCATAATGGACCTTAAAATAGGACCAATGGAGCAAGCATTTCCCTAGTTTTTTTTTGGTCTTCTTTTTAGACAATAAGTTAACTTCAACCACTTTAAGTACATAAAAGAGATAAGATCTGTCCAAGTACATGGAGAATTAATTAGCCAATTgaatcaagaaaaaaaaaattccacAACCGGAACAAAATTCAACCCCTCTTCTAACAGCCTAAAAATGTGTAACAATATGCTTTTGGGTCCAAATGCGCAATAATATTAATTACAAAACAATGGATATCAAGGAGGTGGGAGGAAAGGCAGCTGGGGAAGCAGCTATCACTGAGTTTTGTTTTTCTGCTAGATGTTTACAAGAGATATATATAGTTACACAtccaaagaaagaagaaaatcgTCTACATTTTCGAACACTTTGCCTGCACAAATCCTTTCAAGCTGTTACGTATTAACTGCTAGAAGTACTGGAGACTATTTTGTCACCTTCTGTTGTTGCCGAGGCAGCTACTACAGGGCTGCTACTTGCAGAGATTCTCTCCTCCGTGGATCCACCGTCCTGTTTGACCAAATCAGCATCAGCCACAACTATTGTGGATGCTATATTAGGTGTACTGGAACCAAAGGCATGATCATCAAGTTGCTTAGGCCTATTAAGGGCATTGCAATGAGGGCAATAGTAGGTTACATAGGAGAAGTCTTCCTTCCTAGCAAGTCCTGCAAACAACGGAAGAAGTTTTATTATACACCTTTTTCCGTTTTCTTTCAGTGACTACGTATTAGTTATTCACTATTTGTTATGTGAAACCCACACTGCTATATATGGGCCAATGGTCATATCCTCGGATCTTACCATTGTGCATATGGCAATTTCCGCAGATAAGAGCATAAGATTGGGTTGGATCCTCTCCCACAAGCAATGCCGCAATTCGTGCAAGCCATCCCCCGTCTTGTGTGCTTGAACCTGTTGGACTGTAATGGTCGACAACCATTTGCTGATGTTGGTTCATACTAGAACCTTCAAGCTGTACATCATGAATCATTTCTCCTTCAGGTTGATATAATACAGCACTCTCTGCGCTACCAGATCTGGCTTGCTTCCTATTTCTCAGTCCAGCAGACTGCACGATTTCTACATCATTGCTCTTTCCAACAGGGGCATTAGGCTTAGACTCATCTCCCAAATACACTTTCAAGCCAGTATCTGTGCCGAGCTTGGATGCAAGCACCGTGGCTGCAGCTGCCTTAGATTCTGGGTCAGGGTCATATCTCTGCATAAAACATCTGAACAATGAAATCCCAAGCATCTCATACCGAGTTAGGACATAAAGGCACTTTGTAAAACAGGTGAAGACTAAAGAGTGATAAAAGGTTATAAACATGTCTTCCCTAATGTACCTGTATGGTTAACTTATCTGTTAATAGCTTAGCACAAGCCCTAAAACTCGCATATTGCTATCACCTGGATGAGCTGCCTAATGCAATTGCAAGGTTTAACTTATCCATGAAGAGCTTAGCATAAGCCCAAAAACTCGCATATTGTTATCACCTGAATGAGCTGCAGTATTGTGTAGTAATTTGACTTCTCTTTGAGTTCATCAATCTTGACTTGCCTTTCAGCTCGAAGCCTTTCCAAAGCTTTCTGATCCTTGCGTTCATCTGCAAGGCCACGCATGAAGGGTtcaaaattgaaaatcaaagaaatatAATCCATTCTAAGGCAAAACCATCAATAGGGTTAATCAGATTGTTGTCAAAAgcgaaaagcgcaaaaaagcGCTAAAGCCCTGCTGGAGCTTAAAGCGCAAAGCGCACTTAAAGCGTGGGCTTCACTGGAAAAAAACGCACTATAaagaattttatatatatataatatttagaGAACATAATGGGCAcataaataataaatatatattgcTAATAATGAAGTAAAACTTCATCAAATCATCAACTTAAGTCTTAAtaaggaaatatatatatatatatatatatatatatatatatatatatatatatatatatatatatatatatatatatatatatttagagaACATAATGGACAcataaataataaatatatattgcTAATAATGAAGTAAAACTTCATCAAATCATCAACTTAAGTCTTAATAAGGAAATATAAACTCATTCTAGATTCCACTTctaatcactaaaataacattcCTCCATATAATCTTCATCCTCAATAGGGTGATTCTCATTGGTGTCACTAGAACTATAGCCACCAATGTCCTCTTCCCCTGACTCGTCGGAATCAATCTCATCTTCTATGTCAACAGACTCAATACGTGGAGCTCGGGAGCTTGAGGCATTGGTTGCAATAACTCCTGACTGTCTCTTTTGTCGCCTTGTGTATGTCAACACGTCCTCACTACCCGACGCTCTTGCAACATCACCCCAAGTCAAGCTATCATCACCAAACACCAACTCATCTTCTGCTTCCGCATTAACACCCATCTTCCCACTCATTGCTATGATCAATGTTATCCAATGAGATTGGATCAATAACACTCCGCAAGTCATAACGGGTTTTTAAAGCACGATTATACTTGACATACACTAGGTCATTAAATCTTTGATGCTCCAATCTGTTTCTTTTTTTGGTATGGATCTGTTGCATGGAATATCTTAATATTAGTGATATAGTCTAATTGATTAACTAagcaaagaaaataaataaaaagtataCATTACGAGTACTTACATGCTCAAATACGCTCCAATTACGCTCACACCCAGCAGCACTAGCCGTTAAACCCAAAATTCTAATGGCTAATTTTTGGAGATGAGGAGCTAAATTACCATATAAATTCCACCATTCAACTGTAAAAAGTGTTATGTTGACCATCGTTATTTCTAAGTTGATGTAACTATGTAAGTATTAAGTAAaattttaaacataaactaaTAGAAGAAAAAAATGGAGAAAAAGTCACAAGAAAGAGAGAGGCATACAAAAAACTTAGTCAAATACTCATCTTTTAATGGAGAATTCTTTTGTCTGTATCTCTTATtacaaagaaagaataaaagaagaaaaaaatgagtAGAAGAGAGAGAGAGGCATACAAAAGGTATAAGAGATAAAGAAACCGAGAAGAGAAGAAGACCTGTTATAGAGGCTTGTTCTGCTGCAGTAGTTCGATTTTGTCTTTTTCTGTTGCATTCCTTCGACTCCTCTGGTCTTCTTATGATTCCATCATCTtctcttttttaaatttttgggaaATCTGATTTGCTCCCTTAATTAGTTTTTCCATATTTCCCTGGCTATTTGCCATAAATATGGTCTAGGGAACTGTGACAGACTAACTTACTATGATTTTAAAAAAGGAAGTAAAGGTCCTCTGACACACGCGCCTCGCTTGAGGTCATGCGGAGCGGCAAAGTGTTTGTGCGCCTCGCTTTTGCGCTTAGGCGCGCTTTAAGCGTGCTTTTAATTTCACTGGTTAATCTTCAGCAACTTCAGAAACTTTGTTtacaattttttattatttgaggTGATCAAAAGGACTTGGTCGAAGACCTTTGACCTTCACATGCTCTGCAGTACCTAGTCATCCGATTGCCAAAACGAAGTTACTCCTAACAGGTTGATCTACACGCCCTCAAGAGAAACACAGAAAAGAGAAAAGCTCAATGATGAGTAGTTGTTGTATCATGTATGTTATTGGAGCTTTATTGTTTTTTTGAGAATGTATTGGAGCTTTATTGTTATAAGCAGGGATTTGTCCTGATTTTCAACATAGCCTTTTGCTTTCTAATTTTCCAGAGAAGAAAATGCAAACTAGACATTCCATCTTCTATCACCACTAACTTTCAATTAAAAGTCCATGTTCTCTTTTCTATCTTCTCATAGGCTCTGAACCACCACTGCCAACAAGTAGCATCAAGCATTTTCAGTCTTCCCACCATACTTAGCCATAGGAGTCCATTCTATCAGAAATATCTAATCAAACTCCTTTTCAGTAGGCTATTTGTTTAGGATAGGTAAAGTTTAAAATTTTGCAGAGGGTTCCAACCCCTTGTACTATAAAAAATGACATACAAAATAGACAGCAAAAAAGGCCATGAGCTATACAGAGTCACAAAGTCAGCTTACCACATATTCTACAAACTAGAATAAGATGAGAGCATGCTCTCTGTGCTCCAAAGTAGAAGGTGAACATGAAGATCCATTTATACTTATTAAGGATCCTCTCGACCAGGAAATTCCCTTTGAACCAAATACACCAGATCCAAAATTACTAATCAAAAGAAGGCACCGGATCAAAGTTGTTACAGCACACAAACCCCAACTTTTCCATGTCTATGATAGGAAACTTTTGTGTAATATTCTTTACTCAAGCTCAGTGAATCTAGAAATATTGTGAAGTTAGACATACTTTAACATATAACTTCATTAATGCTTTTGACCTTCAGAACTTCTCAAATGTAAAATCACGAGAATCAAGTTTATTTTATCTTTAAGATACAACTTGAGCTTAGAAGAAATTTTATGAAATGCTAGAATAAAAATCTCAATGCATTTACCAAAGTAAAAGTAttgtttttatatatttattatttatcTGTTTACTTATTTATTAGCGTATATATTCTCCACTACAGATAGTTCATTCCCCAGCAATATTAATCAAACACCTTCAGCAGGTGAAACCAACGAAGGTTATAAGTTAAAAAAAGACATGGCTTGATAGACATATTTCATCAATCTTTCTGATACAAGAACCagctgagagagagagagagaaagcgAGAGAACGGAATTCAATAGGTGACAGCCTAGTAATGTCAATCTGTTAAATAAAACGAGCAACGTTACTCATTCAAAGGAGCAGTAAAAAACAAAAGTGTGTTTGACCCAACTATCTAAAAACTTAATAAAGCTACCTAATGAAGATAGAAGTTCAACGCACCTAATACTGAACAcaaatgttcctaggcagttgaCATTACAACTTCATATCATTTCTGAACCTCACCAGTCCTCTTGTAACTCTACTTAGTGAATCCATTGGAGTCTGCACTCCACAGTCAATCTACCTAGGTTTGTCATTTATTACATCAACTCATACAGGCATAGATAACAAAGGATGCTCTTCCATGGATTAAAGCACCGAAAAATGCTAAAAGAAATAAGCTCGAAAAAAGGATAACAAGAGACTGAGAAATGAGTTGTGAACCGTATGTTCCAGAGTCTCTTAGTTATTTACTAATTATCCACTAAAATCCAACTGTAGTTCATTATCAGCATTAGCAACAAAAGAAAGACATGAAAAAAGGGCAAATTATATCTGTCCGTTATTTACTAATTTTGTCCACTAAAATCCAACTGTAGTTAATTATCAGCATTAGAAACGACAAATTGTATCTTCTAATGTGAGAAGTTAGTCAAACtgaaaaaaaaagtaaaggaCAAAATGGAAGGAACTACGACAGAATTTGGAAAAATGAATTGTTTGAGAACTTTGGTAGCAGAGAACCATGAACTACTTACTCATACTCGTAAAGCTTTTGAGAGCTGAATATGTAATGAAGGATAAGCCAGGCAACAGAAACATTGGTAAAACTCGAAATGCCCTCATTTTCCAGCTTAGCGCAAGTGATCTTGTCGTCATGATAGCGTAAGCCACTGCAATAACCTGAATTGAAAAAACCTCAATACTACACACATAAGTAAATATGTAATATAACAAATGGTGAAAGGATAAGAAACTCGAGCAGACTGTATAACATCAACACATTGACCACAACATGTAAAATATGTGTCTTCATATGTCATATGTGCAATTTCAATATACTTTACATACTTAAGTGTTGTTATAGACTCAGGTACAGTTAACAGCACAAGCTGGGTACTTCACCTCACTTAGGTGCCGCTTAAATGCGTGCACTAAAGTGCTACTGTGTGCAACAAGGCACTACAATCTGCACCTTGTAGCTAATAAGCACTGTTTTGAAGAGGGCATCACCAAATATACAAAACAATATTAATTGTTAAAGCAATTTTATGACTTAATATGCTAGAAAATAGGAACAAAAActtgaaattttattttaaaaaaattagttgTTATGTCTGAATGACAAATTTGAATGTGCTCAATTTTATAACTAGTTTTCAACATGAGCAtgattattttagtttaattaatgTCACCTAAGTGTAGTGTTGTCAAATCCATTGCCCATATAATTGTTATttgtatttatgattattttCCCTTCAGTTGCGCCTTTCTTCACTAAAAGCCAAATCATAATTGTGGTTCCACTAAATGTCCCAGCTGACGATggcaatttttgcctttaaatgTTGCATGACTTGGGTGCCTGATAAAATTTATATAAGAAGAAACGAAACAGACATCATCAAACACTTTACTGACTGAAAATGTGTAATTTTGTTGGAAATTTTCACTAGTTAATTTCTTCGTTCTCCTCATCttagtataaaataaaaaggtaaagaAGTGGATTTTCACTTTCTAACATATTTGTCATTGTCCATAATTCGAATGGACCTAATGATATAGTACATACATAACTGTAATTTTATGGTCAGTGCATGGTTAAATTCAAAAGACAATCATACTACTAAACTATATAAAGAAACATGCTAATCAATAAAGTTCAAAGAATGATGGAaataaaaaagaggaaaaaaaaaaagaagaatatgaTCTTTTAAAGAGTTGAAGACAAAAAAGAATGTCTCTGACAACTTAACAGGGTCGATAACTTCTGAACAAACCTCCTTCATACAATTCTTGGAAGTATCTCAAAGTTCGCCATAATGCTGCAAATAATTTGATAATAGGAAGAAATGACATGCACATCTCTGAAGAACATCCCTTAAAAATTTACCCTAAAGGCTGAGTGACATTTTCCTAAGAAATGAATCTTTCCGCCTCCATAAAACCCCCTAAGTAGgcagagaaaaaggaaaaggtgtGTGGCCAAGGTGCTCCCTAGTAAGGTAGAGATATCGTGATAGCACCAGTTAGTCTTTCTGCTACATGCGGTGGAAGAAAGGAGAATCTTTTCTCTAATTTTCAGCTTTTCCTGAACAATCTTTCCATTTCatttttaggtttatttttaaCTTTTGTCAGTTACACATCACATTTAAGTCATTCTTTTTAGCTTATAG encodes the following:
- the LOC104235753 gene encoding uncharacterized protein At2g24330-like, with protein sequence MAAESEKDLGDTAGTAPFTSTDNEEKTKEKKKKGLLSRIWNGLFGSHKDDFEKRLQHISKEEATVIARITRRSHRWRRMTRHLIILSVLFEVIAVAYAIMTTRSLALSWKMRAFRVLPMFLLPGLSFITYSALKSFTSMNERKDQKALERLRAERQVKIDELKEKSNYYTILQLIQRYDPDPESKAAAATVLASKLGTDTGLKVYLGDESKPNAPVGKSNDVEIVQSAGLRNRKQARSGSAESAVLYQPEGEMIHDVQLEGSSMNQHQQMVVDHYSPTGSSTQDGGWLARIAALLVGEDPTQSYALICGNCHMHNGLARKEDFSYVTYYCPHCNALNRPKQLDDHAFGSSTPNIASTIVVADADLVKQDGGSTEERISASSSPVVAASATTEGDKIVSSTSSS